The genomic stretch GCGGAGCCGACTTTGATTTTAATCTCTTCGGCCGTGCGTTCGCCGATCTGCAAGTTGTAGACGCGGCGAATGTAGCGCACGATCGCTTCGTCGAGTTTGTTGCCCGCGACGCGAATCGATTGCGAAACGACGATGCCGCCGAGCGAGATCACGGCCACGTCGGTCGTACCGCCGCCGATGTCGACGACCATGCTACCGGAGGGATCGTCGATCGGGAGGCCCGCGCCGATCGCCGCGGCCATCGGTTCTTCGACGATCTCGACGGTGCGCGCGCCGGCGAGCTTGGCCGCATCTTTCACGGCGCGTTCTTCCACGCTGGTGATTTCGGCCGGAACGCAAATGACGACGTTCGGCTTGGGCTTTAACAGCGCAGACCACCACGAGCGATCCTTCATCACTTTCTTGATGAAGTACGAGAGCATCGCTTCGGTAACTTCGAAATCGGCGATCACGCCGTCGCGAAGCGGCCGAATCGCTTGAATGTGCGCGGGCGTCTTACCCAGCATGAGACGCGCTTCCTCGCCGACGGCGAGAACGCGACCGGTATTCATATCTTTCGCGACCACCGATGGCTCGCGAAGAACGATGCCCTTACCTTTGACGTGCACGAGCACGTTGGCTGTGCCAAGATCGATACCGATGTCCAAGACGAACTCCCGTGGTGTTGATGAGTGAAGCGTACGTAGGTTGTGGCTCAGCTCGCGGCGGAGCTGACGCGCGGATACTCGCGCGTTTCCAATAGGCCGGCCGGTTCGACCAGCGGCGTTACGCCGCTGCTGCGCTGAACCTGCGCGCCTAAATCCGAGAGCAATTCTTCCAGCCGCTCGTAGCCGCGGTCGATATACTCCAGGCCGATGATCTCGGTCTCGCCGA from Candidatus Dormiibacterota bacterium encodes the following:
- a CDS encoding rod shape-determining protein — encoded protein: MDIGIDLGTANVLVHVKGKGIVLREPSVVAKDMNTGRVLAVGEEARLMLGKTPAHIQAIRPLRDGVIADFEVTEAMLSYFIKKVMKDRSWWSALLKPKPNVVICVPAEITSVEERAVKDAAKLAGARTVEIVEEPMAAAIGAGLPIDDPSGSMVVDIGGGTTDVAVISLGGIVVSQSIRVAGNKLDEAIVRYIRRVYNLQIGERTAEEIKIKVGSAYKLEQELAMEIRGRDLINGLPKTVKITSEEIREALSEPVGSIVEAVKAVLEKTPPELAADIIDRGVILTGGGALLRGLDRLLSEVTGVPAIVADDPLSCVALGTGMRLHV